TTTTCCCATTGGTCCCCGTTACTCCTACTGTTTCCAGATGCCGTGTGGGACGCCCCGCCAACTCAGAACAAAGCAGGGCATACACCTTACGCACATCCGGTACAATACATTGTGGCACCCGCAACCCGGTCAATGGGCGTTCCGTTAAAATTGCTTTCGCACCTTTTTGAATCGCTTCGGGAATATATCCTTCTGCACATTCTTTGGTACCGCTCACGACGGCAAACAAATCACCTGACTGACAACAGCGACTGTCTGAGTGTACCGAAGTTACACAAACGTCAGCACAATCAACAAAGCTTGCAGAGGGAATCAGTGATCGAAGACTGATGGCAATCGTCCCAGGTGACAAGCTGATTGACGAAGATGACATGGATGTGAGGTAAGAACCATGCATTCCAGGAAAAACCATTAGGTTAAAGAATAGATGACGGTAGGAAACTTGATCGACGTGATAACGTGGTGAATAAACCCGGGAAGCCCGAACAGGCAAAGGAATGTGAAATGGATTTGTTCAGAATTTGTAATGTCTTAAGGTGGGGAGCATTCTCGTAATTCTTTGATTCAGGTCAACCCAGGAAATCCAAAAAAACAGATCTACAGAAGCCACCTTGTAATTATTACACAAACCACACCACAGAAGCCACTTCGGCACGCGACTCAATCCGCCACCTTGCTCAACCATCAGCGAAAGAATCCTTCAAAGAGTCAATCAAAACGGAAAACCTAAATCTCACCGGCGGCCAGGGCAATCATCTAAGACCGATTCCATCCAGGTATTCACTCCAATTTCACTCCATTATTACCAGAAATTAAAATTGGTATTTTTACCTATTTAATACACAATCCTATGGATTCCCTAAAACAGCCGCGGTATCCTGATAGTAGCTCAGTTGTTAAACGTAACATCTCTAATACGACTTGAGTTAAGAAAACCTGCGGCCTGTCTGGCTAGTGGTTTTAAAAATTCAAAGCAGCAAACTCTTGCTCAAAATTTGGAACTTCTACAAAAGGAGTTAATTCACTTTACCTGTCAAACGGAGAAGTATTCTTACGCTAATTATCCCATCTCAGCCAACTTATTCCGATGTATTAAAGGAGAGAAGATGAAATTGAACTCGCGCCTCAAAAAAGGCTTCACTCTGATCGAATTACTTGTTGTCATCGCTATCATTGCCATACTGATCGCACTATTGCTTCCCGCCGTTCAACAGGCCAGGGAAGCGGCCCGACGCTCCACCTGCAAGAACAATCTGAAGCAGCTTGGGCTGGCCTTTCACAATTACCACGATACACACAACTGCTTTCCGTTTGCGTGGTTTGTTGATTCCTCAAATCCTACCAACCCCAAAGCGGGCGTCTACGGCATCATGCTGCTGCCTAACCTTGACCAGGCAAATCTCTATAACCAGTGGAATTCATCCTACCCTGCGTTTAATGAACTGGCAGCCATCCCGGCAGTCGCACAGAACTTGACCGTGATCGCTACACCACTGCCAGTCTTTATGTGCCCCTCGGCACCTGAAGCGACGAAACATGACTATGACCTCGCCACCGCCGGTTTCCCTCTCACCTATACCGCAGCCCGCTCCGATTATTGTCCGGCACTGGGTGTGCGTGGTAACTATTCGACGATTGCTTACACCGGTCATCCTGCTGCCAGTAGTCGATCCGGCATGTTGAATAATGTGCCAGGCGATACGATTACCAGAATGCGTGATATTCTGGATGGATCTTCCAACACAATACTATTAGGAGAGAGAGTAGGCGGAACAAATATCTATAGCGGCACAACCAAGAATTCGGCATTATCATCTGCCTATGGCCCCACTAACGGTGGAGGCTGGGGAGATCTCTTAAACGGCGAGCACTGGTACCAGGGTTCACTTCGCGACGGAACAGATGGCGGCGGAGGTGGCCCCTGTGCGATAAACTGCACAAATGGACGCAGCGCGGGCTTTTTAAGCTTTCACGTGGGTGGTGCTCATTTCCTGCTGGGTGATGGATCAGTTCGCTTTATCAGTGCCAACATTGGTGCATATACCCTGGCAAGTCTGACTACCAGAGCAGGTGGTGAAACGCTCGGTGAATTTTAGAGCGCATCACATTTAACCATAGCGTCTCTCAATCTATTATATTCGATCCTAATAGCTCTGGAGAGACGCTACAGTTAAACGGGACACAGTCCATTGCATTTATCTTCATTCATCAGAAAATCTTCCAGCTGAAGCAGGCACAATCGCTCCGGGAGGAAGATAAAATTCTACTTGCTTCTCACCCTCTATTTTCCTGAGATCAATCCATGAAACTATTGAATCTTCTATGTTTCACTCTGCTCCCCATGACATCCTTTAGCTGTGGTAGTGCAGAAGAACCCTATACCAAAGAGACTTTCCCCGTGACAGGAAAAGTCACCGTTGATGGTAAAGAACCGGGCTCCCCCATCAAAGTCATGTGTCACAAACAAGATGAAATTGATACCGAACATCCGACGATTTCAGGATGCCAGACAGCCAATGATGGGAGCTTCGAAATCGCAACCTACACTACGGGTGATGGGATGCCTGAAGGTAAATATGCCCTGACGTTCCTCTGGGGAAAAATGGACGTCATCTCGCGAAGTTATGGAGGTCCTGACAAGCTGAAAAAACGCTACAGTAAACCTGAAAAATCGGAAATCACATTCACCGTTGAGCCAGGAAAACCAGTGGACCTGGGAGTCATTGAACTCACCACCAAATAACCTTCCAGGCTTTCAAACTGATTATCCAATTTGGCCCCCGAAAACGGTCATGCCTTCAACCCGGGGACAGTATTCAATTCTTTCTACTTACGATAACTGGAATCAGACCATGTTGCCACGCATCTTCACTTCACTCATCCTGGCCATCAGCTGCACCACCTTGTCTGCTGCAGAAAATACGAATATCCCGGCACGCCCTACAACAGCCAGCCAGATTCCTGACGCGTTTTTCAAATACATTGAACGCGAGGAACCAGCTTATAAGTGGGAAATCCATGATTCCTTCTCCTACGAAGGTGTCACCGCGTATCCGGTAGAACTGACTTCCCAGACCTGGCAGGGGATGACCTGGAAACACTGGCTCTATATTTTCGAACCGGAAATCGTGAAAATTAACAGTAAAGTGCTGTTGTTTGTGACGGGCGGCAGCAATGGCGGCCAGCCCAGTGAAAAACGCTTAAAACCCGCCTTCCTGCTGGCCAAAACCACCGGCGCCCGGGTCGCATTGCTCACCCAGGTCCCCAACCAGCCACTATTTAATGGGAAGAAAGAAGACGACCTGATTACCGAAACCTGGCTGCGCTATTTGAAAACGGGAGATGAAAACTGGCCACTTCTGTTCCCGATGGCTAAAAGTGCCGTCAAAGCCATGGACGCCATCCAGGAAATCGCCAGGGAAAAAAGAAATGTGGTCATCGACGGTTTTGTGATCACCGGAGCCTCAAAACGTGGCTGGACCAGTTGGCTTACCCCTGTTGTTGATAAACGGATTATCGCAACCGCTCCCATTGTGATTG
The sequence above is a segment of the Gimesia algae genome. Coding sequences within it:
- a CDS encoding DUF1559 domain-containing protein, with product MKLNSRLKKGFTLIELLVVIAIIAILIALLLPAVQQAREAARRSTCKNNLKQLGLAFHNYHDTHNCFPFAWFVDSSNPTNPKAGVYGIMLLPNLDQANLYNQWNSSYPAFNELAAIPAVAQNLTVIATPLPVFMCPSAPEATKHDYDLATAGFPLTYTAARSDYCPALGVRGNYSTIAYTGHPAASSRSGMLNNVPGDTITRMRDILDGSSNTILLGERVGGTNIYSGTTKNSALSSAYGPTNGGGWGDLLNGEHWYQGSLRDGTDGGGGGPCAINCTNGRSAGFLSFHVGGAHFLLGDGSVRFISANIGAYTLASLTTRAGGETLGEF
- a CDS encoding PhoPQ-activated pathogenicity-related family protein codes for the protein MPSTRGQYSILSTYDNWNQTMLPRIFTSLILAISCTTLSAAENTNIPARPTTASQIPDAFFKYIEREEPAYKWEIHDSFSYEGVTAYPVELTSQTWQGMTWKHWLYIFEPEIVKINSKVLLFVTGGSNGGQPSEKRLKPAFLLAKTTGARVALLTQVPNQPLFNGKKEDDLITETWLRYLKTGDENWPLLFPMAKSAVKAMDAIQEIAREKRNVVIDGFVITGASKRGWTSWLTPVVDKRIIATAPIVIDTLNFRDQMKHQINTWGKYSEQIIDYTSKGLIVEGEESEREKNLRLMMDPYTYRQQLKLPKLLINGTNDPYWVVDAMRFYWSDLVGPKYILQVPNAGHDLGEGVEYALQTLAAFFVHAATGKELPKLDWDNSIDFELKLTSSSKPNHVRLWTAQSENKDFRNSKWTSSEISGNENVYLAKISKPGKGHVAYYLEAIYTINNIPYSLCTITTSK